One window of the Natrinema sp. CBA1119 genome contains the following:
- a CDS encoding ABC transporter ATP-binding protein — MSEHNYNRESLASSEPAISTADTDDDPRQSTVLELDNIARSYATETAVEDLSVSVGDGEVLTLLGPSGCGKTTTLRLIGGLERPNDGTIKLGDRVLADVDGTFVPPEERGIGLVFQDFALFPHLTAAENVGFGLSEWSESERQARVEQLLDLVDLSDHGDDRPSELSGGQKQRIALARSLAPEPDVLLLDEPLSNLDVSLRVSMREEIRRIIDETGVTTIWVTHDQEEALSVADRVGVMHDGQLQQVGRPAKVFERPASRFVASFLGRAGFLSASVEDGVLVTDVGQLDTNALVGVDRSDWGALSDEATVDVLVRPDDLRVSPTTTDEADGTITRRQYQGPSFIYRVETDSGDTIQCLHGHTEVFDIGESVRVELVANHPLVWFPSA, encoded by the coding sequence ATGTCAGAACACAACTACAACCGCGAATCGCTCGCATCGTCTGAACCGGCGATATCGACCGCCGACACCGACGACGATCCTCGACAATCGACAGTACTCGAACTGGACAACATCGCTCGGTCGTACGCGACCGAGACGGCGGTCGAGGACCTTTCCGTTTCCGTCGGCGACGGCGAAGTGCTGACGCTATTGGGTCCGTCAGGCTGCGGGAAAACCACGACACTACGGTTGATCGGCGGGCTCGAACGTCCAAACGATGGAACCATCAAACTGGGCGACCGCGTCCTCGCTGACGTCGACGGGACGTTCGTACCGCCCGAAGAGCGCGGTATCGGGCTGGTGTTTCAGGATTTCGCGCTCTTTCCGCACCTGACGGCGGCCGAAAACGTTGGATTTGGGCTCTCAGAGTGGTCCGAGAGCGAGCGTCAGGCCCGCGTCGAGCAATTGCTCGACCTCGTCGACCTGTCGGACCACGGCGACGATCGCCCGAGCGAGCTCTCGGGCGGACAAAAACAGCGCATCGCGCTCGCGCGCTCGCTGGCACCTGAGCCCGACGTTCTCCTGCTGGACGAACCGCTTTCGAACCTCGACGTGAGCCTTCGCGTCTCCATGCGCGAGGAGATCCGACGGATCATCGACGAGACGGGCGTCACGACGATCTGGGTCACCCACGATCAAGAAGAGGCGCTGTCGGTCGCCGACCGTGTCGGCGTGATGCACGATGGCCAACTCCAACAGGTCGGGCGGCCGGCAAAAGTGTTCGAGCGTCCGGCTTCGCGGTTCGTCGCCTCCTTCCTCGGTCGTGCCGGGTTCCTCTCGGCGAGCGTCGAGGACGGCGTGCTCGTGACCGATGTCGGCCAGCTCGACACCAACGCGCTCGTCGGCGTCGATCGATCGGACTGGGGGGCGCTGTCCGACGAGGCGACGGTCGACGTGCTGGTTCGCCCCGACGACCTCCGCGTGAGCCCGACGACGACCGATGAGGCCGACGGCACGATCACGCGACGCCAGTACCAGGGCCCGTCGTTCATCTACCGCGTCGAGACCGACAGCGGCGATACCATACAGTGTCTTCACGGTCACACGGAGGTGTTCGACATCGGCGAGTCGGTTCGCGTCGAACTCGTCGCGAACCACCCGCTGGTGTGGTTCCCGTCGGCCTGA
- a CDS encoding substrate-binding domain-containing protein, whose protein sequence is MAEYEGGDHRSDATGRGRRQFLKLTGTATGAVSLVGCASNSDESTYEREGSIPDPKTYTVDELFSLEEWRGSGPLIDDRPSEYTGRSMLDLPDLRGELTVYLGGGEGGLYANLMKRVQNTYQDFIVNIREAPSSQLANTISEEVNAGQSPADIFWAIDAGSIGIVAENDATVSLPDHLVSEIPDTYHPTDQWVGVMGRARSIPYNTEEFSESEIPNDILTFAQDSRFNNAMGWAPTYGAFQAFVTAMRLIDGESEARQWLNGMQEQGVNTYDNELVVANRVASGELSAGFSNHYYSRLVFEERPNAPIDLAFTQGDAGALVNCSGTEIIKNTANETLAVDFIHHLLSIEAQEFLATRGYEYPLLPSVPPIGDLPTIDELNPPDFDLSQLADLEPTLQLMREVGAL, encoded by the coding sequence ATGGCCGAATACGAAGGCGGCGACCACCGGAGTGACGCGACCGGACGGGGCCGGCGACAGTTCCTGAAACTCACCGGAACGGCGACCGGAGCCGTGTCGCTCGTGGGGTGTGCCAGCAACAGCGACGAGTCGACGTACGAGCGAGAGGGATCGATACCCGATCCCAAGACGTACACGGTCGACGAACTCTTTTCCCTCGAAGAGTGGCGGGGGTCCGGTCCGCTGATCGACGACCGCCCCTCGGAGTACACCGGCCGGTCGATGCTCGATCTTCCGGATCTGCGGGGCGAACTAACGGTCTACCTCGGCGGCGGCGAGGGCGGACTGTACGCGAACCTGATGAAGCGGGTCCAGAACACGTACCAGGACTTCATCGTGAACATCCGAGAGGCGCCCTCATCCCAGCTTGCGAACACCATCAGCGAGGAGGTCAACGCCGGCCAGAGTCCGGCGGACATCTTCTGGGCAATCGACGCCGGATCGATCGGCATCGTCGCCGAAAACGACGCGACCGTGTCGCTCCCGGACCACCTCGTCTCCGAAATTCCGGACACGTACCACCCGACGGATCAGTGGGTCGGGGTCATGGGTCGAGCCCGAAGCATTCCCTACAACACGGAGGAGTTCTCGGAGTCGGAGATTCCAAACGACATCTTGACGTTCGCGCAGGATTCACGATTTAACAACGCGATGGGCTGGGCTCCGACTTACGGCGCGTTCCAAGCGTTCGTCACCGCGATGAGACTCATCGACGGGGAAAGCGAAGCGCGCCAGTGGCTCAACGGGATGCAAGAACAGGGCGTCAACACGTACGACAACGAGTTGGTCGTCGCCAACAGGGTCGCGAGCGGCGAGTTGAGCGCTGGGTTCTCAAATCACTACTACTCGCGACTCGTGTTCGAAGAGCGTCCCAACGCCCCGATCGATCTCGCGTTCACGCAGGGCGACGCGGGCGCGCTCGTGAACTGCTCGGGAACCGAGATCATCAAGAACACGGCAAACGAGACGCTGGCGGTGGATTTCATCCATCACCTGCTCAGCATCGAGGCCCAGGAGTTCCTGGCGACGCGGGGGTACGAATATCCGCTGCTCCCCAGCGTCCCGCCGATCGGAGACCTCCCGACTATCGACGAATTGAACCCGCCGGATTTCGATCTCTCCCAGCTCGCGGACCTCGAGCCGACGCTGCAACTCATGCGCGAGGTAGGCGCACTCTAA
- a CDS encoding iron ABC transporter permease, which translates to MSVGDRLVSRFDQGETDGYPTGLTLLSGAIAAVVLSPIVWIVMRVLQVDTDYALSIVARPMTVEILLTSLGLVAAVTGASICIGVPLAFLTVRTDLPFRRFWTIAVALPLVIPSYLGAFTFISAFGPGGQLANALAPLGIESIPPVYGFWGTTLVLTLYTYPYVFITTRASLLSFDQQLVEAARTLGTTRWRAFSRVTLRQLLPGIASGSLLVALYTLSDFGTPSLMRLDVFTRVIFVEYNAFGRETAAMLSLQLLAITAVILSIESRIGDSSRGAYVGTGASSGSDTTVSLGAWKAPALAFCTSIVFLCLVVPLAVLTHWLVRSPSQATRQGVGFQWQFAINSVSVSLAAAVVCAAAAVPVAYLAARHRSRLSELFDRMTYVGYAMPGIVLGLALVFFAVYYESSVGDLLLFGVDVTPTLYQTLPLLIFAYVIRFLPQAVGSTRSSVLRVDRSLTEAARTLGRTPAGAFRRITLPLIAPGVIGGAALVFLTTMKELPATLVLHPTGFETLVTYIWSVRESGYYGFAAVPALVLIVVSGLSMVVILSQEE; encoded by the coding sequence ATGTCCGTGGGCGATAGACTAGTGTCACGGTTTGACCAAGGGGAGACGGACGGCTATCCGACCGGCCTGACGCTCCTGAGCGGTGCGATCGCCGCAGTGGTACTCTCACCGATCGTGTGGATCGTCATGCGCGTGCTCCAGGTCGACACCGACTACGCGCTGTCGATCGTCGCGCGCCCGATGACCGTCGAGATCCTGTTGACGAGCCTCGGCCTCGTCGCCGCCGTCACCGGCGCATCGATCTGCATTGGCGTTCCGCTCGCCTTTCTCACCGTCCGCACGGATCTCCCGTTCCGGCGGTTCTGGACCATCGCCGTCGCCCTGCCGCTGGTCATCCCGAGTTATCTGGGGGCGTTTACCTTCATCTCCGCGTTCGGCCCCGGCGGACAACTCGCAAACGCTCTCGCGCCCCTCGGCATCGAGTCGATTCCACCGGTCTACGGGTTCTGGGGCACGACGCTCGTGCTCACGCTGTACACCTATCCGTACGTGTTCATCACGACTCGGGCGTCGCTGCTGTCTTTCGACCAGCAACTCGTCGAGGCCGCACGGACGCTCGGGACGACACGCTGGCGAGCATTCAGTCGCGTAACGCTTCGACAACTCCTACCCGGGATCGCATCGGGGTCTCTCCTGGTCGCGCTGTACACGCTCTCGGATTTCGGTACTCCGTCGCTTATGCGATTGGACGTATTCACCCGCGTCATCTTCGTCGAGTACAACGCGTTCGGTCGCGAGACAGCCGCCATGCTCTCCTTGCAGTTGCTGGCGATCACCGCAGTGATCCTCTCGATCGAGTCGCGAATCGGTGACTCGAGTCGCGGGGCCTACGTCGGCACAGGCGCGAGTTCAGGGAGCGACACGACGGTCTCACTGGGCGCGTGGAAAGCCCCCGCGCTCGCATTCTGTACGAGTATCGTCTTCCTCTGTCTCGTCGTGCCACTGGCCGTCCTGACCCACTGGCTGGTCCGGAGTCCGAGCCAGGCCACCCGACAGGGCGTCGGCTTCCAGTGGCAGTTCGCGATTAACTCGGTGTCCGTCTCACTGGCGGCGGCAGTCGTCTGTGCGGCCGCCGCGGTTCCGGTTGCCTACCTTGCCGCGAGACATCGGTCCAGGCTGTCTGAGCTGTTCGACCGGATGACCTACGTGGGGTACGCGATGCCCGGAATCGTCCTCGGTCTCGCGCTCGTGTTCTTCGCCGTCTATTACGAATCGTCCGTCGGCGACCTCTTGCTTTTCGGCGTCGACGTCACCCCAACGCTGTACCAGACGCTCCCACTGTTGATCTTTGCGTATGTCATCCGCTTTCTCCCGCAGGCCGTCGGGTCGACGCGGTCGTCGGTGCTGCGCGTCGACCGGAGTCTGACCGAAGCTGCGCGAACGCTCGGTCGGACGCCCGCGGGCGCGTTCCGCCGGATCACGCTCCCGCTGATCGCACCCGGCGTGATCGGCGGCGCGGCGCTGGTCTTTCTCACCACGATGAAAGAGTTGCCCGCAACACTGGTGCTTCACCCAACAGGCTTCGAGACGCTCGTCACGTACATCTGGAGCGTCCGCGAATCCGGCTACTACGGGTTCGCAGCCGTCCCCGCGCTGGTGTTGATCGTCGTCTCGGGTCTTTCGATGGTCGTCATCCTCTCACAGGAGGAGTAA
- a CDS encoding glycosyltransferase family 2 protein, with protein sequence MKTSIIIPVYNDPEGLGVTVDSLLNQTATDYEVVIADNGSTDETAAVGREFAQSDRVRHVVEEDVQSSYAARNAGIEVARGDILGFVDADMWVETDYVESITDKMTADDRDYMGCNVELVTDDGTIGRYRSTTGFDVEKYVREKRFAPTCCVVTRKRVFDAVGLFDSRLRSNGDLEFGRRVHEAGFDLVFEPDITLYHPARSTVGELIAQSTRIGRGRGEIRAYHGDRFSVQTTLNPRHYLPVNPIAFHERVSGAYRSLTEFLLWYLLACIQKWSITGGYLRQTVSSPMDAPDPR encoded by the coding sequence GTGAAAACGAGCATCATCATCCCCGTGTACAACGATCCAGAGGGGCTAGGAGTGACCGTCGACTCGCTCCTGAACCAGACTGCAACCGACTACGAAGTCGTCATCGCGGACAACGGATCGACCGACGAGACAGCGGCCGTCGGCCGGGAGTTCGCGCAGTCGGACCGTGTTCGCCACGTCGTCGAAGAGGACGTTCAAAGCTCTTACGCGGCTCGAAACGCCGGTATCGAAGTTGCACGTGGGGACATCCTCGGGTTCGTCGACGCGGACATGTGGGTCGAGACCGACTACGTCGAGTCGATCACCGACAAGATGACGGCCGACGACCGGGACTACATGGGGTGTAACGTCGAACTTGTGACCGACGACGGCACGATAGGCCGCTACAGATCTACCACCGGCTTCGACGTCGAAAAATACGTCCGAGAGAAGCGGTTCGCACCGACGTGCTGTGTCGTGACCCGCAAGCGGGTGTTCGACGCCGTCGGGCTCTTCGACAGCCGATTGCGTTCAAACGGGGACCTCGAGTTCGGCCGCCGCGTCCACGAGGCCGGCTTCGACCTCGTGTTCGAGCCCGACATCACGCTCTATCATCCCGCTCGGTCGACGGTCGGTGAACTTATCGCACAAAGTACTCGGATCGGCCGGGGTCGTGGAGAGATCCGGGCGTATCACGGCGATCGGTTCAGTGTGCAAACAACCCTGAATCCGCGACACTATCTCCCGGTAAATCCCATTGCGTTCCACGAGAGAGTGTCCGGAGCGTACCGCTCACTCACTGAATTTCTCCTGTGGTATCTGCTCGCGTGTATCCAGAAGTGGTCGATCACGGGGGGCTATCTGCGACAGACCGTCTCTTCGCCGATGGACGCACCGGATCCTCGTTGA
- a CDS encoding asparagine synthase-related protein: MVGLSGVFGGDAHSVEVETVPETIAGGEVADTYREHGVVIRAAFHEGTATDQPAETDDGSLVWIWGEVYSVTDEVGERRSVDPNESAQVCARQYSAHGLDFVSRLDGEFTGCVYEPAADTVSFFTDRLGARPLYYARGDDGLAFSTAVQTVPVLPGFEPAFDERFLAEYLYCRRTFGTKTPITGLEQLPPATILTCYIESGDTDRRRYWEPRYRPQDRPFSYFVRELTDRFERAVHDRTRDDRDHGLLLSGGSDSRAVLAAADEPLTAFHLGDGWNREARIAQRAADAADSRFELLNRGPNYHATLLERAGPIQEFVGPFHTGHALGFADEIDAEVDTLLTGLYSDDLFGSWSISQATLQLPFDIQFWFPFERLPSTIDDFVCEQVTAGPTRRPDFLDAAPLEEILRENIRFENGEVEFHGVGYESVEQLSLNSTLYPITNGIGFDLFSAVQIAPTRNPFLDRRLVDLALSMPLKHRLRRDPLHRAVDRLDGSLADIPHASSRVPLKHPKAAHVVGNRAMNLFDKLDWTGSYRTQGPWQDKNEVIRTHDFVGRALERHEETGRRLPGLDWDAVRDTYRRHRAGETNAAEELYRLVTVLEMPLTGRIVGD, encoded by the coding sequence ATGGTCGGTCTCTCCGGTGTATTCGGCGGGGACGCTCACAGCGTCGAGGTGGAGACGGTCCCCGAGACCATCGCCGGTGGCGAGGTGGCCGACACCTACCGCGAACACGGGGTCGTCATTCGCGCGGCGTTCCACGAGGGGACGGCAACCGACCAGCCCGCCGAGACCGACGACGGGTCGCTCGTGTGGATCTGGGGCGAAGTGTATAGCGTCACCGACGAGGTCGGCGAGCGGCGCTCGGTCGACCCTAACGAATCGGCACAGGTCTGTGCCCGGCAGTATAGCGCCCACGGTCTCGACTTCGTGTCCCGTCTCGACGGCGAGTTCACCGGTTGCGTCTACGAACCGGCCGCCGACACCGTTTCGTTTTTCACCGATCGGCTCGGTGCGCGGCCGCTGTACTACGCCCGCGGGGATGACGGCCTCGCGTTCTCGACGGCCGTCCAGACGGTGCCCGTACTGCCGGGGTTCGAGCCGGCGTTCGACGAGCGATTCCTCGCGGAGTATCTCTACTGTCGGCGCACGTTCGGCACCAAGACGCCGATCACGGGACTCGAGCAACTGCCGCCGGCGACGATCCTGACCTGCTATATCGAGAGCGGCGACACCGATCGCCGTCGCTACTGGGAGCCCCGATACCGGCCCCAAGACCGACCGTTCTCGTACTTCGTGCGGGAACTCACCGACCGATTCGAACGGGCGGTCCACGACCGGACGCGAGACGACCGCGACCACGGCCTCCTGCTGAGTGGCGGGAGCGACTCTCGAGCGGTGCTGGCGGCTGCCGACGAGCCACTCACGGCCTTTCACCTGGGCGACGGCTGGAATCGCGAGGCACGGATCGCCCAACGGGCGGCCGACGCCGCCGACTCCCGATTCGAACTGCTGAATCGCGGGCCAAACTACCACGCCACGCTACTGGAGCGGGCCGGACCGATTCAGGAGTTCGTCGGGCCATTTCATACGGGTCACGCACTCGGGTTCGCCGATGAAATCGACGCCGAGGTCGACACGCTACTGACGGGTCTATACAGCGACGATCTCTTCGGATCCTGGAGCATCTCGCAGGCGACGCTTCAGCTCCCTTTCGACATCCAGTTCTGGTTCCCGTTCGAGCGCCTACCGTCGACCATCGACGACTTCGTATGCGAGCAGGTGACCGCTGGGCCCACGCGCCGGCCCGACTTTCTCGATGCGGCACCGCTCGAGGAGATCCTGCGCGAGAACATCCGGTTCGAGAACGGCGAGGTGGAGTTCCACGGCGTCGGCTACGAGTCGGTCGAACAGCTCAGCCTCAATTCGACGTTGTATCCGATCACGAACGGGATCGGATTCGACCTGTTCAGCGCAGTACAGATCGCGCCAACGCGGAACCCGTTCCTCGACCGCCGACTGGTGGATCTGGCCCTCTCGATGCCCCTGAAGCACCGATTGCGCCGCGACCCGCTGCACCGAGCAGTGGACCGACTCGACGGCTCGCTGGCCGATATTCCGCACGCTTCGTCGCGCGTCCCGTTGAAACATCCCAAGGCGGCGCACGTGGTCGGCAATCGCGCGATGAACCTGTTCGACAAACTCGACTGGACCGGTTCGTATCGGACGCAGGGACCGTGGCAGGACAAAAACGAAGTGATCAGAACCCACGACTTTGTGGGTCGGGCGCTGGAGCGACACGAGGAGACCGGTCGACGGCTACCCGGCCTCGACTGGGATGCGGTGCGTGACACGTATCGACGTCACCGCGCGGGCGAGACGAACGCCGCCGAGGAACTATACCGGCTGGTCACCGTCCTCGAAATGCCGCTTACGGGACGAATTGTCGGCGATTGA